The Bos indicus x Bos taurus breed Angus x Brahman F1 hybrid chromosome 25, Bos_hybrid_MaternalHap_v2.0, whole genome shotgun sequence genome has a window encoding:
- the SUN1 gene encoding SUN domain-containing protein 1 isoform X1 translates to MDFSRLHTYTPPQCVPENTGYTYALSSSYSSDALDFETEHKLDPVFDSPRMSRRSLRLVTTARAAGDGPAGDGAARLTKQRSSAHRSAFSIHHSSRKVLSSAVSHGGSGTVQASACLRPPVLDESLIREQTKVDHFWGLDDDGDLKGGNKAAIQGNGEVAAEAAGSNGYMCSECSLLAERKGALTACSAAHGPVSRIYSRDRHQKPGRAAGCGDGIWSLAVRTSASCASFLVQLFQVVLMKLNYASENYKLKSCESKSYESESHESKAHSSHCGRMDASMRLAEDGHLRANGASLCDECKGRKHLETHVSTRSRPGELAGTLGLALSRAGCLALLPCSSDVSVVSQLSGQALHRAGAAGWRVSRTLLSVLCLATAAPGKAASEVFWWLGIGWYQFVTLISWLNVFLLTRCLRNICKFLILLIPLLLLLAAGVLLWGQGDIFSLLPLLNWTHSHRVQRVDDHGTTLTPAASHPNQPLQVGDEAFHWHRMSEVERQVATLSGQCHRHDEKLGQLVALLQKLQARVDRADSSSEGGSPPTDYVTLHQEHELRISSLEDVLGELTERSEAIQKELEQAKLRTASGAGEEQRLPALVGRLEQELGHLKADLSSWQRGQAGCEKAEAIREKVDVQIRETLRLIFSGDEHDSSVDWLLQKLSAQFVSKDDVQVLLRDLELQILRNITHHISVTRQMPTSETIVSAVSGAGISGITEAQARVIVNNALKLYSQDKTGMVDFALESGGGSVLSTRCSETYETKTALISLFGVPLWYFSQSPRVAIQPDIYPGNCWAFRGSQGYLVVRLSMTIRPTAFTLEHIPKTLSPTGSITSAPKDFAVYGLENEYQEEGQLLGRFTYDQEGESLQMFVAPKKPERAFQIVELRIFSNWGHPEYTCLYRFRVHGEPVE, encoded by the exons TTCAAGTTATTCTTCTGATGCTCTGGATTTCGAGACTGAACACAAGTTGGATCCTGTATTTGATTCTCCGAGAATGTCCCGCCGCAGCCTGCGCCTGGTCACCACAGCCCGCGCGGCGGGGGACGGCCCCGCTGGGGACGGCGCGGCCAG ACTAACCAAACAGCGCAGCAGCGCACACAGGTCGGCATTTAGCATCCACCACAGCTCAAGGAAGGTCCTGTCCTCGGCTGTCAGCCATGGCGGCTCGGGCACCGTGCAGGCCTCGGCCTGTCTGCGGCCTCCTGTGCTGGATGAGTCTCTGATCCGTGAGCAGACCAAAGTGGACCACTTCTGGG gTCTTGACGATGACGGAGATCTTAAAG GTGGGAATAAAGCCGCCATTCAGGGAAACGGCGAGGTGGCCGCAGAGGCGGCCGGGAGCAACGGCTACATGTGCAGCGAGTGCAGCCTCCTCGCGGAGCGCAAGGGCGCGCTCACCGCCTGCTCTGCAGCCCATGGCCCGGTCTCTAGGATCTACTCCAGGGACAGGCATCAGAAAC CAGGCCGCGCCGCCGGCTGCGGGGATGGCATCTGGTCGTTGGCCGTGCGCACCTCGGCGTCCTGTGCCTCCTTCTTGGTGCAACTTTTCCAAGTGGTTTTAATGAAGCTCAATTATGCATCAGAAAATTACAAATTGAAAAGTTGTGAATCAAAAAGCTATGAGTCAGAAAGCCATGAATCAAAag CTCATTCCAGTCACTGTGGGAGGATGGACGCGAGCATGCGCCTGGCTGAGGATGGCCACCTCCGTGCAAACGGGGCGTCGCTGT GCGACGAGTGTAAGGGGAGGAAGCACCTGGAAACGCACGTCAGCACCCGCTCGAGGCCAGGAGAGCTGGCAGGGACCCTGGGGCTCGCCCTGTCCCGCGCAGGTTGTCTGGCGCTTTTGCCTTGTAGCTCTGACGTCTCTGTCGTGA GTCAGCTCTCGGGGCAGGCGCTGCACAGGGCCGGAGCCGCAGGATGGCGTGTGTCCCGGACGCTGCTGTCGGTGCTCTGCTTGGCCACGGCCGCCCCAG GGAAGGCAGCGTCTGAAGTGTTCTGGTGGCTCGGGATTGGATGGTACCAGTTTGTGACTTTGATCTCTTGGTTGAATGTGTTTCTTCTTACAAG GTGCCTTCGAAATATTTGCAAGTTTTTAATCTTGCTCATTCCACTGTTACTTTTACTAG CTGCAGGTGTTTTGTTGTGGGGCCAGGGTGACATCTTTTCACTCCTGCCTCTGTTAAACTGGACCCACAGCCACAGAGTGCAGAGAGTGGATGACCACGGGACCACGCTCACACCTgctgcctcccaccccaaccaGCCTCTGCAG GTTGGCGATGAAGCCTTCCACTGGCATCGGATGAGTGAGGTGGAGAGGCAGGTGGCCACATTGTCGGGACAGTGTCACAGGCACGATGAGAAGCTGGGACAGCTGGTGGCTTTGCTCCAGAAGCTACAGGCTCGGGTGGACCGGGCGGACAGCAGCAGTGAAGGGGGGTCACCCCCG ACTGACTATGTGACGCTTCACCAAGAGCATGAATTGCGCATCTCCAGCCTGGAAGATGTACTTGGAGAACTGACAGAAAGATCTGAG GCCATCCAGAAGGAGCTAGAGCAGGCCAAGCTAAGAACAGCCAG TGGGGCTGGCGAGGAGCAGCGCCTGCCTGCCCTGGTTGGGCGTCTGGAGCAGGAGCTGGGGCACCTGAAAGCGGACTTGTCCAGCTGGCAGCGTGGGCAGGCCGGCTGTGAGAAGGCTGAGGCCATCCGTGAGAAG GTGGATGTCCAGATCAGAGAGACTCTCAGACTCATATTCTCTGGGGATGAGCACGATTCTTCTGTCGACTGGCTGCTCCAGAAGCTGTCTGCTCAGTTTGTGAGCAAGGATGATGTGCAGGTTTTGCTACGAGATTTAGAGCTGCAGATCCTGAGGAACATCACGCACCACATTTCTGTGACAAGACAGATGCCAACCTCCGAAACTATAGTGTCTGCTGTGAGCGGAGCAGGCATTTCGGGAATAACAGAAGCG CAAGCACGGGTCATCGTGAACAACGCCCTGAAGCTGTACTCCCAGGACAAGACGGGCATGGTGGACTTCGCCCTGGAGTCTGGGG GGGGGAGCGTCTTGAGTACCCGCTGCTCCGAGACGTACGAGACCAAGACCGCACTCATCAGCCTGTTCGGCGTGCCGCTCTGGTACTTCTCCCAGTCGCCCCGCGTGGCCATCCAG CCTGACATCTACCCAGGGAACTGCTGGGCGTTCAGAGGCTCCCAGGGGTACCTGGTGGTGAGGCTGTCAATGACGATCCGCCCGACCGCCTTCACCCTGGAGCACATACCAAAGACTCTGTCGCCCACGGGCAGCATCACCAGCGCCCCCAAGGACTTTGCGGTTTAC GGGTTAGAAAACGAGTATCAGGAAGAAGGGCAGCTCCTGGGACGGTTCACCTACGATCAGGAAGGGGAATCACTCCAGATGTTCGTGGCCCCG AAAAAACCGGAAAGAGCTTTCCAAATAGTGGAACTTCGGATTTTTTCTAACTGGGGCCATCCTGAATACACATGTCTTTACCGGTTCCGAGTTCATGGAGAGCCTGTTGAGTAA
- the SUN1 gene encoding SUN domain-containing protein 1 isoform X2, with protein sequence MDFSRLHTYTPPQCVPENTGYTYALSSSYSSDALDFETEHKLDPVFDSPRMSRRSLRLVTTARAAGDGPAGDGAARLTKQRSSAHRSAFSIHHSSRKVLSSAVSHGGSGTVQASACLRPPVLDESLIREQTKVDHFWGLDDDGDLKGGNKAAIQGNGEVAAEAAGSNGYMCSECSLLAERKGALTACSAAHGPVSRIYSRDRHQKRRAAGCGDGIWSLAVRTSASCASFLVQLFQVVLMKLNYASENYKLKSCESKSYESESHESKAHSSHCGRMDASMRLAEDGHLRANGASLCDECKGRKHLETHVSTRSRPGELAGTLGLALSRAGCLALLPCSSDVSVVSQLSGQALHRAGAAGWRVSRTLLSVLCLATAAPGKAASEVFWWLGIGWYQFVTLISWLNVFLLTRCLRNICKFLILLIPLLLLLAAGVLLWGQGDIFSLLPLLNWTHSHRVQRVDDHGTTLTPAASHPNQPLQVGDEAFHWHRMSEVERQVATLSGQCHRHDEKLGQLVALLQKLQARVDRADSSSEGGSPPTDYVTLHQEHELRISSLEDVLGELTERSEAIQKELEQAKLRTASGAGEEQRLPALVGRLEQELGHLKADLSSWQRGQAGCEKAEAIREKVDVQIRETLRLIFSGDEHDSSVDWLLQKLSAQFVSKDDVQVLLRDLELQILRNITHHISVTRQMPTSETIVSAVSGAGISGITEAQARVIVNNALKLYSQDKTGMVDFALESGGGSVLSTRCSETYETKTALISLFGVPLWYFSQSPRVAIQPDIYPGNCWAFRGSQGYLVVRLSMTIRPTAFTLEHIPKTLSPTGSITSAPKDFAVYGLENEYQEEGQLLGRFTYDQEGESLQMFVAPKKPERAFQIVELRIFSNWGHPEYTCLYRFRVHGEPVE encoded by the exons TTCAAGTTATTCTTCTGATGCTCTGGATTTCGAGACTGAACACAAGTTGGATCCTGTATTTGATTCTCCGAGAATGTCCCGCCGCAGCCTGCGCCTGGTCACCACAGCCCGCGCGGCGGGGGACGGCCCCGCTGGGGACGGCGCGGCCAG ACTAACCAAACAGCGCAGCAGCGCACACAGGTCGGCATTTAGCATCCACCACAGCTCAAGGAAGGTCCTGTCCTCGGCTGTCAGCCATGGCGGCTCGGGCACCGTGCAGGCCTCGGCCTGTCTGCGGCCTCCTGTGCTGGATGAGTCTCTGATCCGTGAGCAGACCAAAGTGGACCACTTCTGGG gTCTTGACGATGACGGAGATCTTAAAG GTGGGAATAAAGCCGCCATTCAGGGAAACGGCGAGGTGGCCGCAGAGGCGGCCGGGAGCAACGGCTACATGTGCAGCGAGTGCAGCCTCCTCGCGGAGCGCAAGGGCGCGCTCACCGCCTGCTCTGCAGCCCATGGCCCGGTCTCTAGGATCTACTCCAGGGACAGGCATCAGAAAC GCCGCGCCGCCGGCTGCGGGGATGGCATCTGGTCGTTGGCCGTGCGCACCTCGGCGTCCTGTGCCTCCTTCTTGGTGCAACTTTTCCAAGTGGTTTTAATGAAGCTCAATTATGCATCAGAAAATTACAAATTGAAAAGTTGTGAATCAAAAAGCTATGAGTCAGAAAGCCATGAATCAAAag CTCATTCCAGTCACTGTGGGAGGATGGACGCGAGCATGCGCCTGGCTGAGGATGGCCACCTCCGTGCAAACGGGGCGTCGCTGT GCGACGAGTGTAAGGGGAGGAAGCACCTGGAAACGCACGTCAGCACCCGCTCGAGGCCAGGAGAGCTGGCAGGGACCCTGGGGCTCGCCCTGTCCCGCGCAGGTTGTCTGGCGCTTTTGCCTTGTAGCTCTGACGTCTCTGTCGTGA GTCAGCTCTCGGGGCAGGCGCTGCACAGGGCCGGAGCCGCAGGATGGCGTGTGTCCCGGACGCTGCTGTCGGTGCTCTGCTTGGCCACGGCCGCCCCAG GGAAGGCAGCGTCTGAAGTGTTCTGGTGGCTCGGGATTGGATGGTACCAGTTTGTGACTTTGATCTCTTGGTTGAATGTGTTTCTTCTTACAAG GTGCCTTCGAAATATTTGCAAGTTTTTAATCTTGCTCATTCCACTGTTACTTTTACTAG CTGCAGGTGTTTTGTTGTGGGGCCAGGGTGACATCTTTTCACTCCTGCCTCTGTTAAACTGGACCCACAGCCACAGAGTGCAGAGAGTGGATGACCACGGGACCACGCTCACACCTgctgcctcccaccccaaccaGCCTCTGCAG GTTGGCGATGAAGCCTTCCACTGGCATCGGATGAGTGAGGTGGAGAGGCAGGTGGCCACATTGTCGGGACAGTGTCACAGGCACGATGAGAAGCTGGGACAGCTGGTGGCTTTGCTCCAGAAGCTACAGGCTCGGGTGGACCGGGCGGACAGCAGCAGTGAAGGGGGGTCACCCCCG ACTGACTATGTGACGCTTCACCAAGAGCATGAATTGCGCATCTCCAGCCTGGAAGATGTACTTGGAGAACTGACAGAAAGATCTGAG GCCATCCAGAAGGAGCTAGAGCAGGCCAAGCTAAGAACAGCCAG TGGGGCTGGCGAGGAGCAGCGCCTGCCTGCCCTGGTTGGGCGTCTGGAGCAGGAGCTGGGGCACCTGAAAGCGGACTTGTCCAGCTGGCAGCGTGGGCAGGCCGGCTGTGAGAAGGCTGAGGCCATCCGTGAGAAG GTGGATGTCCAGATCAGAGAGACTCTCAGACTCATATTCTCTGGGGATGAGCACGATTCTTCTGTCGACTGGCTGCTCCAGAAGCTGTCTGCTCAGTTTGTGAGCAAGGATGATGTGCAGGTTTTGCTACGAGATTTAGAGCTGCAGATCCTGAGGAACATCACGCACCACATTTCTGTGACAAGACAGATGCCAACCTCCGAAACTATAGTGTCTGCTGTGAGCGGAGCAGGCATTTCGGGAATAACAGAAGCG CAAGCACGGGTCATCGTGAACAACGCCCTGAAGCTGTACTCCCAGGACAAGACGGGCATGGTGGACTTCGCCCTGGAGTCTGGGG GGGGGAGCGTCTTGAGTACCCGCTGCTCCGAGACGTACGAGACCAAGACCGCACTCATCAGCCTGTTCGGCGTGCCGCTCTGGTACTTCTCCCAGTCGCCCCGCGTGGCCATCCAG CCTGACATCTACCCAGGGAACTGCTGGGCGTTCAGAGGCTCCCAGGGGTACCTGGTGGTGAGGCTGTCAATGACGATCCGCCCGACCGCCTTCACCCTGGAGCACATACCAAAGACTCTGTCGCCCACGGGCAGCATCACCAGCGCCCCCAAGGACTTTGCGGTTTAC GGGTTAGAAAACGAGTATCAGGAAGAAGGGCAGCTCCTGGGACGGTTCACCTACGATCAGGAAGGGGAATCACTCCAGATGTTCGTGGCCCCG AAAAAACCGGAAAGAGCTTTCCAAATAGTGGAACTTCGGATTTTTTCTAACTGGGGCCATCCTGAATACACATGTCTTTACCGGTTCCGAGTTCATGGAGAGCCTGTTGAGTAA
- the SUN1 gene encoding SUN domain-containing protein 1 isoform X13, whose product MDFSRLHTYTPPQCVPENTGYTYALSSSYSSDALDFETEHKLDPVFDSPRMSRRSLRLVTTARAAGDGPAGDGAARLTKQRSSAHRSAFSIHHSSRKVLSSAVSHGGSGTVQASACLRPPVLDESLIREQTKVDHFWGLDDDGDLKGGNKAAIQGNGEVAAEAAGSNGYMCSECSLLAERKGALTACSAAHGPVSRIYSRDRHQKPGRAAGCGDGIWSLAVRTSASCASFLVQLFQVVLMKLNYASENYKLKSCESKSYESESHESKAHSSHCGRMDASMRLAEDGHLRANGASLCDECKGRKHLETHVSTRSRPGELAGTLGLALSRAGCLALLPCSSDVSVVSQLSGQALHRAGAAGWRVSRTLLSVLCLATAAPGKAASEVFWWLGIGWYQFVTLISWLNVFLLTRCLRNICKFLILLIPLLLLLAAGVLLWGQGDIFSLLPLLNWTHSHRVQRVDDHGTTLTPAASHPNQPLQVGDEAFHWHRMSEVERQVATLSGQCHRHDEKLGQLVALLQKLQARVDRADSSSEGGSPPTDYVTLHQEHELRISSLEDVLGELTERSEAIQKELEQAKLRTASGAGEEQRLPALVGRLEQELGHLKADLSSWQRGQAGCEKAEAIREKVDVQIRETLRLIFSGDEHDSSVDWLLQKLSAQFVSKDDVQVLLRDLELQILRNITHHISVTRQMPTSETIVSAVSGAGISGITEAVPAVTSRTQVWRC is encoded by the exons TTCAAGTTATTCTTCTGATGCTCTGGATTTCGAGACTGAACACAAGTTGGATCCTGTATTTGATTCTCCGAGAATGTCCCGCCGCAGCCTGCGCCTGGTCACCACAGCCCGCGCGGCGGGGGACGGCCCCGCTGGGGACGGCGCGGCCAG ACTAACCAAACAGCGCAGCAGCGCACACAGGTCGGCATTTAGCATCCACCACAGCTCAAGGAAGGTCCTGTCCTCGGCTGTCAGCCATGGCGGCTCGGGCACCGTGCAGGCCTCGGCCTGTCTGCGGCCTCCTGTGCTGGATGAGTCTCTGATCCGTGAGCAGACCAAAGTGGACCACTTCTGGG gTCTTGACGATGACGGAGATCTTAAAG GTGGGAATAAAGCCGCCATTCAGGGAAACGGCGAGGTGGCCGCAGAGGCGGCCGGGAGCAACGGCTACATGTGCAGCGAGTGCAGCCTCCTCGCGGAGCGCAAGGGCGCGCTCACCGCCTGCTCTGCAGCCCATGGCCCGGTCTCTAGGATCTACTCCAGGGACAGGCATCAGAAAC CAGGCCGCGCCGCCGGCTGCGGGGATGGCATCTGGTCGTTGGCCGTGCGCACCTCGGCGTCCTGTGCCTCCTTCTTGGTGCAACTTTTCCAAGTGGTTTTAATGAAGCTCAATTATGCATCAGAAAATTACAAATTGAAAAGTTGTGAATCAAAAAGCTATGAGTCAGAAAGCCATGAATCAAAag CTCATTCCAGTCACTGTGGGAGGATGGACGCGAGCATGCGCCTGGCTGAGGATGGCCACCTCCGTGCAAACGGGGCGTCGCTGT GCGACGAGTGTAAGGGGAGGAAGCACCTGGAAACGCACGTCAGCACCCGCTCGAGGCCAGGAGAGCTGGCAGGGACCCTGGGGCTCGCCCTGTCCCGCGCAGGTTGTCTGGCGCTTTTGCCTTGTAGCTCTGACGTCTCTGTCGTGA GTCAGCTCTCGGGGCAGGCGCTGCACAGGGCCGGAGCCGCAGGATGGCGTGTGTCCCGGACGCTGCTGTCGGTGCTCTGCTTGGCCACGGCCGCCCCAG GGAAGGCAGCGTCTGAAGTGTTCTGGTGGCTCGGGATTGGATGGTACCAGTTTGTGACTTTGATCTCTTGGTTGAATGTGTTTCTTCTTACAAG GTGCCTTCGAAATATTTGCAAGTTTTTAATCTTGCTCATTCCACTGTTACTTTTACTAG CTGCAGGTGTTTTGTTGTGGGGCCAGGGTGACATCTTTTCACTCCTGCCTCTGTTAAACTGGACCCACAGCCACAGAGTGCAGAGAGTGGATGACCACGGGACCACGCTCACACCTgctgcctcccaccccaaccaGCCTCTGCAG GTTGGCGATGAAGCCTTCCACTGGCATCGGATGAGTGAGGTGGAGAGGCAGGTGGCCACATTGTCGGGACAGTGTCACAGGCACGATGAGAAGCTGGGACAGCTGGTGGCTTTGCTCCAGAAGCTACAGGCTCGGGTGGACCGGGCGGACAGCAGCAGTGAAGGGGGGTCACCCCCG ACTGACTATGTGACGCTTCACCAAGAGCATGAATTGCGCATCTCCAGCCTGGAAGATGTACTTGGAGAACTGACAGAAAGATCTGAG GCCATCCAGAAGGAGCTAGAGCAGGCCAAGCTAAGAACAGCCAG TGGGGCTGGCGAGGAGCAGCGCCTGCCTGCCCTGGTTGGGCGTCTGGAGCAGGAGCTGGGGCACCTGAAAGCGGACTTGTCCAGCTGGCAGCGTGGGCAGGCCGGCTGTGAGAAGGCTGAGGCCATCCGTGAGAAG GTGGATGTCCAGATCAGAGAGACTCTCAGACTCATATTCTCTGGGGATGAGCACGATTCTTCTGTCGACTGGCTGCTCCAGAAGCTGTCTGCTCAGTTTGTGAGCAAGGATGATGTGCAGGTTTTGCTACGAGATTTAGAGCTGCAGATCCTGAGGAACATCACGCACCACATTTCTGTGACAAGACAGATGCCAACCTCCGAAACTATAGTGTCTGCTGTGAGCGGAGCAGGCATTTCGGGAATAACAGAAGCG GTCCCCGCGGTCACAAGCAGGACTCAAGTCTGGCGTTGCTGA
- the SUN1 gene encoding SUN domain-containing protein 1 isoform X9: protein MDFSRLHTYTPPQCVPENTGYTYALSSSYSSDALDFETEHKLDPVFDSPRMSRRSLRLVTTARAAGDGPAGDGAARLTKQRSSAHRSAFSIHHSSRKVLSSAVSHGGSGTVQASACLRPPVLDESLIREQTKVDHFWGLDDDGDLKGGNKAAIQGNGEVAAEAAGSNGYMCSECSLLAERKGALTACSAAHGPVSRIYSRDRHQKPHSSHCGRMDASMRLAEDGHLRANGASLCDECKGRKHLETHVSTRSRPGELAGTLGLALSRAGQLSGQALHRAGAAGWRVSRTLLSVLCLATAAPGKAASEVFWWLGIGWYQFVTLISWLNVFLLTRCLRNICKFLILLIPLLLLLAAGVLLWGQGDIFSLLPLLNWTHSHRVQRVDDHGTTLTPAASHPNQPLQVGDEAFHWHRMSEVERQVATLSGQCHRHDEKLGQLVALLQKLQARVDRADSSSEGGSPPTDYVTLHQEHELRISSLEDVLGELTERSEAIQKELEQAKLRTASGAGEEQRLPALVGRLEQELGHLKADLSSWQRGQAGCEKAEAIREKVDVQIRETLRLIFSGDEHDSSVDWLLQKLSAQFVSKDDVQVLLRDLELQILRNITHHISVTRQMPTSETIVSAVSGAGISGITEAQARVIVNNALKLYSQDKTGMVDFALESGGGSVLSTRCSETYETKTALISLFGVPLWYFSQSPRVAIQPDIYPGNCWAFRGSQGYLVVRLSMTIRPTAFTLEHIPKTLSPTGSITSAPKDFAVYGLENEYQEEGQLLGRFTYDQEGESLQMFVAPKKPERAFQIVELRIFSNWGHPEYTCLYRFRVHGEPVE, encoded by the exons TTCAAGTTATTCTTCTGATGCTCTGGATTTCGAGACTGAACACAAGTTGGATCCTGTATTTGATTCTCCGAGAATGTCCCGCCGCAGCCTGCGCCTGGTCACCACAGCCCGCGCGGCGGGGGACGGCCCCGCTGGGGACGGCGCGGCCAG ACTAACCAAACAGCGCAGCAGCGCACACAGGTCGGCATTTAGCATCCACCACAGCTCAAGGAAGGTCCTGTCCTCGGCTGTCAGCCATGGCGGCTCGGGCACCGTGCAGGCCTCGGCCTGTCTGCGGCCTCCTGTGCTGGATGAGTCTCTGATCCGTGAGCAGACCAAAGTGGACCACTTCTGGG gTCTTGACGATGACGGAGATCTTAAAG GTGGGAATAAAGCCGCCATTCAGGGAAACGGCGAGGTGGCCGCAGAGGCGGCCGGGAGCAACGGCTACATGTGCAGCGAGTGCAGCCTCCTCGCGGAGCGCAAGGGCGCGCTCACCGCCTGCTCTGCAGCCCATGGCCCGGTCTCTAGGATCTACTCCAGGGACAGGCATCAGAAAC CTCATTCCAGTCACTGTGGGAGGATGGACGCGAGCATGCGCCTGGCTGAGGATGGCCACCTCCGTGCAAACGGGGCGTCGCTGT GCGACGAGTGTAAGGGGAGGAAGCACCTGGAAACGCACGTCAGCACCCGCTCGAGGCCAGGAGAGCTGGCAGGGACCCTGGGGCTCGCCCTGTCCCGCGCAG GTCAGCTCTCGGGGCAGGCGCTGCACAGGGCCGGAGCCGCAGGATGGCGTGTGTCCCGGACGCTGCTGTCGGTGCTCTGCTTGGCCACGGCCGCCCCAG GGAAGGCAGCGTCTGAAGTGTTCTGGTGGCTCGGGATTGGATGGTACCAGTTTGTGACTTTGATCTCTTGGTTGAATGTGTTTCTTCTTACAAG GTGCCTTCGAAATATTTGCAAGTTTTTAATCTTGCTCATTCCACTGTTACTTTTACTAG CTGCAGGTGTTTTGTTGTGGGGCCAGGGTGACATCTTTTCACTCCTGCCTCTGTTAAACTGGACCCACAGCCACAGAGTGCAGAGAGTGGATGACCACGGGACCACGCTCACACCTgctgcctcccaccccaaccaGCCTCTGCAG GTTGGCGATGAAGCCTTCCACTGGCATCGGATGAGTGAGGTGGAGAGGCAGGTGGCCACATTGTCGGGACAGTGTCACAGGCACGATGAGAAGCTGGGACAGCTGGTGGCTTTGCTCCAGAAGCTACAGGCTCGGGTGGACCGGGCGGACAGCAGCAGTGAAGGGGGGTCACCCCCG ACTGACTATGTGACGCTTCACCAAGAGCATGAATTGCGCATCTCCAGCCTGGAAGATGTACTTGGAGAACTGACAGAAAGATCTGAG GCCATCCAGAAGGAGCTAGAGCAGGCCAAGCTAAGAACAGCCAG TGGGGCTGGCGAGGAGCAGCGCCTGCCTGCCCTGGTTGGGCGTCTGGAGCAGGAGCTGGGGCACCTGAAAGCGGACTTGTCCAGCTGGCAGCGTGGGCAGGCCGGCTGTGAGAAGGCTGAGGCCATCCGTGAGAAG GTGGATGTCCAGATCAGAGAGACTCTCAGACTCATATTCTCTGGGGATGAGCACGATTCTTCTGTCGACTGGCTGCTCCAGAAGCTGTCTGCTCAGTTTGTGAGCAAGGATGATGTGCAGGTTTTGCTACGAGATTTAGAGCTGCAGATCCTGAGGAACATCACGCACCACATTTCTGTGACAAGACAGATGCCAACCTCCGAAACTATAGTGTCTGCTGTGAGCGGAGCAGGCATTTCGGGAATAACAGAAGCG CAAGCACGGGTCATCGTGAACAACGCCCTGAAGCTGTACTCCCAGGACAAGACGGGCATGGTGGACTTCGCCCTGGAGTCTGGGG GGGGGAGCGTCTTGAGTACCCGCTGCTCCGAGACGTACGAGACCAAGACCGCACTCATCAGCCTGTTCGGCGTGCCGCTCTGGTACTTCTCCCAGTCGCCCCGCGTGGCCATCCAG CCTGACATCTACCCAGGGAACTGCTGGGCGTTCAGAGGCTCCCAGGGGTACCTGGTGGTGAGGCTGTCAATGACGATCCGCCCGACCGCCTTCACCCTGGAGCACATACCAAAGACTCTGTCGCCCACGGGCAGCATCACCAGCGCCCCCAAGGACTTTGCGGTTTAC GGGTTAGAAAACGAGTATCAGGAAGAAGGGCAGCTCCTGGGACGGTTCACCTACGATCAGGAAGGGGAATCACTCCAGATGTTCGTGGCCCCG AAAAAACCGGAAAGAGCTTTCCAAATAGTGGAACTTCGGATTTTTTCTAACTGGGGCCATCCTGAATACACATGTCTTTACCGGTTCCGAGTTCATGGAGAGCCTGTTGAGTAA